Genomic segment of Bactrocera tryoni isolate S06 unplaced genomic scaffold, CSIRO_BtryS06_freeze2 scaffold_205, whole genome shotgun sequence:
AAAGTTTCCGACTACGAAATGAAATTGATGAATTTAGATCAGGAACATCTGGGTATACCGGAGACTGACTATTCATGCGTTGTACGCATGCCAGCAATGGAATTTGCACGCATCTGTCGTGATCTAGCACAATTCAGTGAATCTGTTGTTATTTGTTGTACAAAGGAAGGTGTAAAGTTCTCTGCATCCGGCGATGTTGGTTCGGCTAATGTGAAATTGGCACAAAACTTAAACGTTGACAAGGATGATGAAGTAATTGTGATTGAAATGCAAGAGCCTGTTGTATTAACGTTCGCTTGTCGTTACCTGAACGCATTCACAAAGGCGACGCCACTCTCAAATCAAGTGCAGCTGTCGATGTCGGCCGATGTGCCGCTAGTGGTTGAATATCGTATAGCCGAATTGGGACACATCCGCTATTATTTGGCGCC
This window contains:
- the LOC120780162 gene encoding proliferating cell nuclear antigen, coding for MFEARLNNATTLKKILDAIKDLLNEGTFDCSDSGIQLQAMDNSHVSLVSLTLRSDGFDKFRCDRNLSMGMNLGSMAKILKCANNDDTVTIKAQDNADTVTFMFESQNQEKVSDYEMKLMNLDQEHLGIPETDYSCVVRMPAMEFARICRDLAQFSESVVICCTKEGVKFSASGDVGSANVKLAQNLNVDKDDEVIVIEMQEPVVLTFACRYLNAFTKATPLSNQVQLSMSADVPLVVEYRIAELGHIRYYLAPKIEDDEN